Proteins from one Periplaneta americana isolate PAMFEO1 chromosome 6, P.americana_PAMFEO1_priV1, whole genome shotgun sequence genomic window:
- the LOC138701616 gene encoding uncharacterized protein encodes MPSHSCFVPGCRSGNPVSLKRARKEGKGCPSLFRPPKEMIEKWNSVIKRNDRNLCKDDVICSLHFKEEDIERHYSHVIDGQIVLIDRGIPKLRNGAVPSIFSNSNMEEIKPQKRGRKPGRRNNSGARTSSVGKKSKTNALNCNVKTFDSVSKKHTKMALHQTMKRSIKAEHNFSIYEKNKYASTDGQLNTLPVQSPQLRREVDYAEPEDFELQEYLVEDCDKFLNETCNQSIDISETLLQRSETDLSTENTKPEPYNTNETTAGLQHCHIAAFTYSTLIDHASTVILPSSLWAMHRHPRDKYVAFIETTFSSDGGLSIEKGVVFKGTCKPDIFFYGHNVPLPDIGKQVTCLNDVNKLIENINAFQAVCLLEQNRE; translated from the exons gaGATGATAGAAAAGTGGAATTCAGTTATCAAAAGAAATGATAGGAATCTATGCAAAGATGATGTTATATGTTCACTGCATTTCAAAGAAGAGGATATAGAAAGGCATTATTCTCATGTAATTGATGGTCAGATAGTTCTCATAGATAGGGGTATTCCAAAGCTTCGAAATGGTGCTGTGCCATCAATCTTCTCTAACTCGAATATGGAAGAAATTAAG CCACAGAAGAGAGGCCGAAAACCTGGTAGAAGAAATAATTCTGGAGCAAGAACATCTTCAGTTGGAAAGAAAAGCAAAACAAATGCACTCAACTGCAACGTTAAAACGTTCGATTCCGTTAGCAAGAAACACACCAAAATGGCCCTTCATCAAACTATGAAAAGATCCATAAAAGCTgaacataatttttcaatttatgaAAAGAACAAATATGCATCCACTGATGGACAATTGAATACATTACCAGTACAGAGTCCACAGTTACGCAGAGAAGTTGATTATGCTGAACCTGAAGATTTTGAACTTCAGGAGTATCTAGTTGAAGACTGTGAcaaatttctgaatgaaacttgtAACCAATCAATAGACATTTCTGAGACATTGTTGCAAAGAAGTGAGACTGACCTCTCAACAGAAAACACCAAACCTGAACCTTACAATACAAACGAAACAACAGCTGGGTTGCAACATTGCCACATTGCTGCTTTTACGTACAGTACACTTATTGATCACGCTTCAACAGTGATTTTACCATCGTCCCTGTGGGCCATGCACAGGCACCCTCGTGATAAATATGTAGCATTTATTGAGACAACATTTAGTTCAGATGGTGGACTTAGTATTGAGAAAGGAGTTGTGTTTAAAGGAACATGCAAACCTGATATCTTTTTTTATGGCCACAATGTTCCCCTGCCAGATATTGGAAAACAGGTCACTTGTTTGAACGATGTGAATAAGTTGATAGAAAATATTAATGCATTTCAGGCTGTATGTCTCTTGGAACAAAATAGAGAATAA